A genomic segment from Bacteroidota bacterium encodes:
- the rfbH gene encoding lipopolysaccharide biosynthesis protein RfbH: MYSNFNGSIEDSLRAIAHNKTTKTYEPGKDYLPVTGKVLDADDLLHGVDAVLDGWLTTGRFGPKFEKEFAQYFGSRFSFLVNSGSSANLLAFYALTSPKLGERAIKPGDEIITVAAGFPTTVNPMIQFGCIPVFIDVDIPTYNIKTELLEEALSPKTKGIMLAHTLGNPFNLDAIMAFAKKHNLWVIEDDCDSLGATYKDKKTGTFGDLATVSFYPAHHITMGEGGAVLVNNAQLKKITESFRDWGRDCWCEPGKDNTCGKRYDQCLGELPHGYDHKYTYSHIGFNLKVTDMQAAIGLSQLKKADYFVQRRRENYATLYEMLKPFEEHFILPEPTPHSNPSWFGFLITIKDSSPLDRNKLVQYLEENKIGTRLLFAGNLLRQPAYKGVEHRIVGGGLTNTDTIMNRSFWLGVWPGLEVRHYEYIIDKLKAFINK, encoded by the coding sequence ATGTATAGCAACTTTAACGGCAGTATTGAAGATTCATTAAGAGCCATTGCACACAACAAAACAACTAAAACCTACGAACCGGGTAAAGATTATTTACCTGTTACAGGAAAGGTATTAGATGCTGATGATTTATTACATGGAGTAGATGCAGTATTAGACGGCTGGTTAACTACCGGCAGGTTTGGACCTAAATTTGAAAAAGAGTTTGCCCAGTATTTTGGCTCACGCTTTTCCTTCTTAGTAAACAGTGGTTCATCGGCTAATTTATTGGCTTTTTATGCGCTTACCTCGCCTAAATTGGGTGAACGTGCTATTAAGCCCGGTGATGAAATAATTACGGTAGCTGCTGGCTTTCCTACCACGGTTAACCCAATGATTCAGTTTGGTTGTATACCCGTTTTTATTGATGTAGATATACCTACTTACAATATAAAAACTGAGTTATTAGAAGAAGCTTTAAGCCCTAAAACAAAAGGTATTATGTTGGCGCATACGCTAGGTAATCCGTTTAATTTAGATGCGATTATGGCTTTTGCTAAAAAACATAATTTATGGGTAATTGAAGATGATTGCGATAGTTTAGGCGCTACTTATAAAGATAAAAAAACGGGCACTTTTGGCGATTTAGCCACTGTTTCCTTCTACCCTGCCCACCATATTACCATGGGTGAAGGTGGTGCGGTATTGGTAAACAATGCGCAACTAAAAAAAATAACCGAAAGCTTCAGAGATTGGGGACGCGACTGCTGGTGTGAGCCGGGTAAAGACAATACTTGTGGCAAACGTTACGACCAGTGTTTAGGAGAATTACCACATGGGTATGACCATAAATATACTTACTCGCATATCGGGTTTAACTTAAAGGTAACTGATATGCAAGCAGCTATTGGCTTAAGCCAATTGAAAAAAGCTGATTATTTTGTACAACGCAGAAGAGAAAATTATGCTACTCTTTATGAAATGCTTAAACCATTTGAAGAGCATTTTATATTACCAGAACCAACGCCTCATAGCAATCCTAGTTGGTTTGGTTTTTTAATTACCATAAAAGATAGCAGCCCTCTTGATAGAAATAAACTGGTTCAGTATTTAGAAGAAAATAAAATTGGTACCCGTTTATTATTTGCTGGTAACTTATTACGCCAACCTGCATACAAAGGTGTTGAACACCGTATAGTTGGTGGTGGTTTAACCAATACTGATACCATTATGAATCGTTCATTCTGGTTGGGTGTTTGGCCCGGATTAGAGGTTAGACATTACGAATACATTATTGATAAACTAAAAGCTTTCATTAACAAGTAA
- a CDS encoding glycosyltransferase family 2 protein: MDNQEVFISVCIPTYNRADFLVSCIQSVLNQNYSNYEIVICDNQSTDNTEEIVKSITDSRIRYIKNSANVGLWGNHNECIKNAKANWIFFLHSDELLENKEALLVFSNTIQQVNDDVAVIITSGDRPAINEYQALKPDAALIEPTEALFLSLTGIGSPSGMCYNKNALHKTGEFRTANELICTSDHELLARFSALNYQFYLINTQILKVIEGDHRMTNKVNKFDYINGFKILYGDAKSNPNYAKTLAFFYNNTKHWSGHFIALFILRLSYVESKTTLLRFILLAFKKRSLLTNNIFYYGLANFMFGKNSHYKLLKYVG, from the coding sequence TTGGATAATCAAGAGGTTTTTATTTCTGTTTGTATTCCAACTTATAACAGGGCTGATTTTTTAGTAAGCTGTATACAGAGCGTATTAAATCAAAACTATAGCAATTACGAAATTGTAATTTGCGATAACCAAAGTACAGACAATACGGAAGAAATAGTTAAATCGATTACTGACTCAAGAATACGTTATATAAAAAACAGTGCTAACGTAGGGCTTTGGGGCAATCACAATGAATGTATAAAAAATGCCAAAGCCAATTGGATATTTTTTCTGCACAGTGATGAACTGCTGGAAAATAAAGAAGCCTTACTGGTATTCTCTAACACTATTCAACAGGTTAATGATGACGTAGCCGTTATTATTACCTCGGGTGACAGGCCTGCCATTAATGAGTACCAGGCTTTAAAACCTGATGCAGCATTGATTGAACCAACTGAAGCTTTGTTTCTTTCCTTAACAGGCATTGGAAGTCCATCGGGTATGTGTTACAATAAAAATGCATTGCATAAAACCGGTGAATTCAGAACAGCCAATGAGTTAATATGTACCAGCGACCATGAACTACTAGCCAGATTTTCGGCTCTTAATTATCAATTCTATCTTATCAATACTCAAATACTAAAGGTAATTGAAGGTGATCACCGAATGACCAATAAGGTAAACAAGTTTGATTACATCAATGGATTTAAAATATTGTATGGCGATGCAAAGTCGAATCCGAACTATGCAAAAACGTTGGCGTTTTTTTATAACAACACAAAACATTGGTCAGGCCATTTTATAGCACTTTTTATATTAAGGCTTAGTTATGTGGAAAGCAAAACCACTTTGCTAAGGTTTATATTACTGGCTTTTAAAAAGCGTTCTTTGTTAACGAACAACATTTTTTATTATGGCTTAGCTAACTTTATGTTTGGTAAAAACAGTCATTATAAACTACTTAAATACGTAGGTTAA
- a CDS encoding glycosyltransferase family A protein, with protein sequence MLIILPTFKRIETVYWVIISIINNDLPALDEKPRLLIVNNYPPNKEAIENMVDSLQKKYPEKAALWEWIQLHRKETLTPVANWYSALEEFAKEDEVAFFVGDDDPLPKWSIKVRYEQLVLNKADFISGRLCSGIFFYQNGSKLHFEGETPQLSSNTKTEIIDYSNVWSWPTVHLSNHCFVYNDTFKKSLAMVYDWFESQPEIGEFNRTLFITFYVPLALLVNNAKMIGIEEIVVYRGQSVEEIIDSKFGIRSWNLGFISMLCYDVMQTFLPNEKGLTGVKNHFIETYKKWYLTTFFDPRISPAENKYIQSKYKSIINELTVSDRLYAVKLILKDWLKIKGLPLKVKAFLGAQSADKVFKKLLQID encoded by the coding sequence ATGCTCATAATATTACCAACATTTAAGCGAATAGAAACTGTTTATTGGGTTATCATTTCAATTATTAATAATGATTTACCTGCACTAGACGAAAAGCCTCGCCTGTTAATTGTAAACAATTACCCGCCCAATAAAGAAGCCATTGAAAACATGGTGGATTCTCTTCAAAAAAAATACCCTGAAAAGGCGGCACTATGGGAGTGGATTCAATTGCACCGTAAAGAAACATTAACACCGGTAGCCAACTGGTATTCGGCTTTGGAAGAATTTGCCAAGGAAGACGAAGTAGCTTTTTTTGTGGGCGATGATGACCCATTACCTAAGTGGAGTATAAAAGTACGTTACGAGCAACTGGTATTAAACAAAGCAGATTTTATTTCGGGTAGGTTATGTTCGGGTATTTTCTTCTATCAGAATGGAAGCAAACTGCATTTTGAAGGCGAAACACCCCAATTAAGCAGCAATACTAAAACAGAAATAATAGATTACAGCAACGTATGGAGCTGGCCTACGGTGCATTTAAGCAACCATTGTTTTGTATACAACGATACTTTTAAAAAATCGCTGGCAATGGTATATGACTGGTTTGAAAGCCAGCCTGAAATAGGCGAATTTAACCGCACTTTATTCATTACTTTTTATGTTCCGCTGGCCTTATTGGTAAATAATGCCAAGATGATTGGTATTGAAGAAATTGTAGTGTACAGGGGCCAGAGTGTAGAAGAAATTATTGACAGTAAATTTGGTATCAGGTCATGGAATTTAGGTTTCATTTCTATGTTGTGTTACGATGTAATGCAAACCTTTTTACCCAACGAAAAAGGCTTAACAGGCGTAAAAAACCATTTTATTGAAACCTATAAAAAATGGTATTTAACTACCTTTTTCGACCCAAGAATCAGCCCTGCTGAAAACAAATACATTCAATCTAAGTACAAGTCGATTATCAATGAATTAACGGTAAGCGACAGACTGTATGCGGTTAAATTAATACTAAAAGACTGGTTAAAAATTAAAGGGCTTCCTTTAAAAGTAAAAGCTTTTTTGGGTGCGCAGTCAGCCGATAAAGTGTTTAAAAAGCTATTGCAAATTGATTAA
- a CDS encoding DUF268 domain-containing protein has product MKNLLKRIYKLFNSLLFDPLAIYRKWRALPHFIRNIFAYKSKQQANSSFKISTKDFYFTTADKFQSSGNSYGHYFLQDLWAANKVHQSDAKLHIDVASRIDGFVAHLLPFCKVEYVDIRPMESKINNLTYVKGDICNLPYESNTVDSLSCLHVLEHIGLGRYGDDIDPDGHLKGAKELARILKPGGTLYFGTPVGKERLCFDAHRVFNPETIVKIFGDLKLVSFSLIDDKAEQVFENVNLADGAHLNYGCGLYVFTK; this is encoded by the coding sequence ATGAAAAACTTACTTAAACGCATATATAAATTATTTAACTCGTTGTTATTTGATCCATTGGCCATATACCGCAAATGGAGGGCATTGCCACATTTTATAAGAAACATTTTTGCTTATAAAAGTAAACAACAAGCTAATTCCAGTTTTAAAATAAGCACCAAAGACTTTTATTTTACTACGGCTGATAAGTTTCAATCATCGGGTAATTCATATGGTCATTATTTTTTACAGGATTTATGGGCTGCCAATAAAGTGCACCAATCGGATGCAAAATTACATATTGATGTGGCCTCAAGAATAGATGGTTTTGTAGCGCATTTACTTCCTTTTTGCAAGGTTGAGTATGTTGACATCAGGCCTATGGAATCGAAAATAAACAACCTTACTTATGTGAAAGGTGATATTTGTAATTTACCATACGAAAGCAACACGGTTGATAGTTTAAGCTGTTTACATGTATTGGAGCATATAGGTTTAGGACGTTATGGTGATGATATAGACCCGGACGGACATCTAAAAGGAGCTAAAGAATTAGCCCGAATTTTAAAGCCGGGTGGCACTTTGTATTTTGGCACTCCGGTTGGTAAAGAGCGTTTATGTTTTGATGCACACAGGGTTTTTAACCCGGAAACAATTGTTAAAATATTTGGCGATTTAAAATTGGTATCGTTTAGTTTAATTGACGATAAAGCGGAACAGGTTTTTGAAAATGTAAACTTAGCTGATGGAGCCCATTTAAATTACGGATGTGGCCTTTATGTATTTACCAAATAA
- a CDS encoding alpha-1,2-fucosyltransferase, whose product MISVRILGGLGNQMFAYASAKAIAKFNKTGLQLDTHSGFRNDAYKRNYALDHFNIKATIANNISNYKKLFGHYRQFVERKINLYLPNTFKWYWHETHYTFHKELLTKPNKHLYLDGYFQAPAYFDSIKNELQEEFTIKNPPTDELNQSIFNRIKASQNVVCVHARRLRALAADGSVVSTNDNKILGLGYYQQAIAYMRSHLNNPTFVLFGDDPIWLQENLSLNENECITVGHNKGDENNYKDFWLMQHCQHFILSNSTFAWWAAYLSEANNKITVAPPIRFWENDSILNDRTYQIID is encoded by the coding sequence ATGATTAGCGTTCGTATTTTAGGCGGTTTAGGAAATCAAATGTTTGCTTATGCAAGTGCTAAAGCTATTGCTAAGTTTAATAAAACCGGTTTGCAGTTGGATACACACTCCGGCTTTAGAAACGATGCTTACAAAAGAAATTATGCGCTTGACCATTTTAATATAAAAGCCACTATAGCCAATAATATCAGTAACTATAAAAAGCTGTTTGGTCATTACCGCCAGTTTGTAGAACGTAAAATCAATTTATATTTACCCAATACATTTAAGTGGTATTGGCACGAAACACATTATACCTTTCATAAAGAATTATTAACCAAACCCAATAAACATTTGTATTTGGATGGTTACTTTCAGGCTCCTGCCTATTTTGACAGTATAAAAAATGAATTACAGGAAGAGTTTACTATTAAAAATCCACCTACCGATGAACTCAACCAAAGTATATTCAATAGAATTAAAGCAAGCCAGAATGTGGTTTGTGTGCATGCACGCAGGCTGAGAGCTTTGGCGGCTGATGGTTCTGTAGTAAGCACTAACGATAATAAAATACTAGGATTAGGTTATTACCAACAAGCCATTGCTTATATGCGTAGCCACTTAAACAACCCAACTTTTGTGTTATTTGGTGACGACCCTATTTGGTTACAAGAAAACTTATCGTTAAACGAAAATGAATGTATAACGGTAGGCCATAATAAAGGCGATGAAAATAATTACAAAGACTTTTGGTTGATGCAACATTGCCAACATTTTATACTTTCTAACAGTACTTTTGCCTGGTGGGCAGCTTACTTATCGGAAGCTAACAACAAAATAACCGTGGCCCCTCCTATTCGCTTTTGGGAAAACGATTCTATTTTAAACGACAGAACTTATCAAATTATAGACTAA
- the asnB gene encoding asparagine synthase (glutamine-hydrolyzing), producing MCGIAGIIGNNHSHELIYTIVEKIKHRGPDGNGVAFRINDKSVTLAHVRLSIIDLSTNGAQPMLSENNGNVITFNGEIYNYRQLKEELKYHYTFKTSSDTEVILAAYAHWGVEAISKLQGMFALAIYDKSKNKILIARDRVGIKPFYYRQYKGNFLFCSEIKGLLGLPDTQHTLNLAKTGKFIGYRQLDVDYETFYNEVKQLPSAHYAWVNESGEMETPTAYWDFPKQGYKHFDAQTDKDALVDLFRETLNLHMISDVEVGAFVSGGIDSSSVASFALQSNEQEVLHTFSAIQVEQNSENTLIKYIVDQPKIKHHSFLLDGTGFFDELANVIYHHDEPLLDGSMYSHYKLCQMASQHKIKVLLSGAGGDELFGGYLSHVSAYLGTLLSEGKIGALNNAIGIIANNSEYSVKQLWLKAIQEATPVAWKQSFKNKQFNKNTAILNVDASDLNSTFYYHKADTAWESNFLNNYKSWTVPPYLHYEDRNSMAFGVEIRVPFYDHRLIEFVRQFDTASLMNGASKSLIRQSFKGIVPEPILQQKGKYGFPSPIDNLLKNDKRSKELFYDLVPTNPFMKKELAIQLGDDFYSGKADLGLFWRALSFSVWYNKNFA from the coding sequence ATGTGTGGCATAGCAGGAATAATAGGAAACAATCATAGTCATGAATTAATTTATACTATAGTTGAAAAAATAAAACACAGAGGCCCTGATGGTAATGGCGTAGCATTTAGAATTAATGATAAGTCCGTTACGCTGGCTCATGTAAGGTTAAGTATTATTGATTTAAGCACTAACGGGGCACAACCCATGTTAAGCGAAAACAATGGGAACGTAATAACATTTAATGGCGAAATTTATAATTACCGCCAGTTAAAAGAAGAACTTAAATACCATTATACTTTTAAAACCAGCAGCGATACAGAAGTAATATTAGCCGCTTATGCCCATTGGGGTGTGGAGGCTATTAGCAAACTGCAAGGTATGTTTGCCCTTGCCATATACGATAAAAGCAAAAACAAAATATTAATAGCCAGAGACCGGGTCGGTATTAAACCTTTTTATTACAGGCAATACAAAGGCAATTTTTTATTCTGCTCCGAAATAAAAGGTTTGCTTGGTTTACCCGATACGCAACATACTTTAAACTTAGCCAAAACAGGTAAGTTTATTGGATACCGACAACTGGATGTTGACTACGAAACTTTTTACAATGAAGTAAAACAATTGCCTTCGGCACATTACGCCTGGGTAAATGAATCAGGTGAAATGGAAACACCCACAGCTTATTGGGATTTTCCAAAACAAGGCTATAAACATTTTGATGCCCAAACTGATAAAGATGCTTTGGTTGATTTGTTTAGAGAAACACTCAACCTGCATATGATTTCAGATGTAGAAGTAGGTGCTTTTGTATCGGGCGGTATAGACTCATCATCGGTAGCCAGTTTTGCTTTACAAAGCAATGAACAAGAAGTGTTACACACTTTTTCAGCCATACAGGTAGAGCAAAACAGCGAGAATACTTTAATAAAATACATTGTTGATCAACCCAAAATTAAACACCATTCCTTTTTACTGGATGGCACCGGTTTTTTTGATGAGTTGGCTAATGTTATTTATCACCACGATGAACCCTTATTAGATGGTTCCATGTATTCACACTATAAACTTTGCCAAATGGCATCGCAACACAAAATAAAAGTATTGCTGTCAGGTGCAGGTGGCGATGAATTGTTTGGTGGTTATCTTTCGCATGTAAGTGCTTATTTGGGTACTTTATTAAGTGAAGGTAAAATAGGTGCACTTAACAATGCCATTGGTATTATTGCCAATAACAGCGAATACAGCGTAAAACAATTATGGTTAAAAGCCATACAGGAAGCTACGCCTGTTGCATGGAAACAGTCGTTTAAAAACAAACAGTTTAATAAAAACACCGCTATACTTAACGTAGATGCGAGTGATTTAAACAGTACTTTTTATTACCATAAAGCAGATACAGCTTGGGAAAGTAATTTCTTAAACAACTATAAAAGTTGGACAGTGCCACCTTACCTGCATTACGAAGATAGAAACTCGATGGCTTTTGGTGTAGAAATAAGAGTACCTTTTTACGACCATCGCTTAATTGAGTTTGTTCGACAATTTGATACCGCTTCTCTCATGAATGGAGCAAGCAAAAGTTTAATCAGGCAATCGTTTAAAGGAATAGTACCTGAACCTATTTTACAACAAAAAGGAAAATATGGCTTCCCTTCGCCTATTGATAATTTATTAAAAAACGATAAACGTAGCAAAGAATTATTTTACGATTTGGTTCCAACAAATCCTTTTATGAAAAAAGAGTTAGCTATTCAGTTAGGTGATGATTTTTATAGTGGTAAAGCAGATTTAGGTTTATTCTGGCGTGCTTTATCATTTAGTGTGTGGTACAACAAAAACTTTGCATGA
- a CDS encoding glycosyltransferase, translated as MKLNLLYVGDLWTGSTALQRLDALKTLNYNIVEIDSTQVLNKIQQLLFRISFKLKWPIDFIGLNKKIIDTINQQAFDVLWVDKGLFIKPDTLKLAKQKGIKLVNYSPDDMINKNNQSNYYLAAMPVYDVHVSTKSYNMEELKQLGAKKVIFSDKGFDPTLHHPVQPTESELRELGSLVGFIGSYEDDRAESIKYLCKNGIEVRVYGSTWAHLKNKIPNLIVDSNSYFHRSYVTVLNCIEINLCFLKKQNRDLQTQRSVEITACGRFMIGERTAEHLRLFKENEEAVYFDNDNKEELLEKVRYYLDKKELRDKIGQAARARCIESKYDINSRLEQVIHSIN; from the coding sequence ATGAAATTAAACTTGCTTTATGTAGGCGATTTATGGACAGGCAGCACTGCTTTACAAAGGCTTGATGCACTAAAAACACTGAACTATAATATTGTTGAAATAGACTCGACACAGGTTTTAAATAAAATACAACAATTACTTTTTCGAATAAGCTTTAAACTAAAATGGCCTATTGATTTTATTGGACTCAATAAAAAAATAATTGATACTATTAATCAACAAGCCTTTGATGTACTCTGGGTAGATAAAGGTTTATTCATTAAACCAGATACACTAAAACTAGCCAAACAAAAAGGCATAAAATTAGTAAACTACAGTCCGGACGATATGATTAATAAAAACAATCAGTCCAATTACTATTTAGCAGCTATGCCTGTTTACGATGTACATGTAAGTACTAAATCGTATAACATGGAAGAGTTAAAACAACTGGGTGCTAAAAAAGTTATTTTTAGCGACAAAGGTTTTGACCCGACATTACACCACCCTGTACAACCAACAGAAAGTGAATTGCGTGAACTAGGTAGCTTGGTTGGCTTTATTGGTAGTTACGAAGATGACCGTGCAGAAAGTATAAAGTACTTATGTAAAAACGGTATTGAAGTAAGAGTATACGGGTCAACTTGGGCGCATTTAAAAAATAAAATCCCTAATTTAATAGTCGATAGCAATAGTTACTTTCATAGAAGTTATGTTACCGTATTAAACTGCATTGAAATCAATTTATGTTTTTTAAAAAAACAAAACCGCGATTTACAAACCCAGCGCAGTGTTGAAATAACAGCTTGCGGCCGCTTTATGATTGGAGAAAGAACAGCAGAGCATTTGCGTTTATTTAAAGAAAACGAAGAAGCCGTTTATTTTGATAATGACAACAAAGAAGAACTGTTAGAAAAAGTGCGTTATTATTTAGATAAAAAAGAATTACGCGATAAGATAGGGCAAGCTGCAAGAGCGCGCTGCATTGAATCGAAATACGACATTAACAGCAGACTAGAACAAGTTATACATTCCATTAACTAA